One Mobula hypostoma chromosome 5, sMobHyp1.1, whole genome shotgun sequence DNA segment encodes these proteins:
- the LOC134346429 gene encoding probable G-protein coupled receptor 139 yields the protein MSEPYKEPRQRASNPRLQGHETSDLRSRSKLFPALLQCRITASPNLLAIVILSRGKCGLSKCVTRYLVGMAAADLLVVMSDPLLWETAEIYFPRSFLRMTPVCRLDMWLVFAITASSVWLTVAFTIDRFVAICCEKLKTKYCTERTAAVVIGTVSVLACLETVPWGFAFGPGEIIDGVPWDCVYTPSYKTSPAWLIFVIFHRILVPCLPFILILLFNILTVKRILAASRARRGLRGQKSGENDKDREMENRRKSIVLLFSITASFILLWGTYVVFFIYRRISMSYVDSVTDPRYIADRTSAMLQILSSCTNTCIYALTQSKFREELKSAVQYPLNRILKFMKR from the exons ATGTCCGAGCCATATAAAGAG CCCAGACAGCGAGCTTCGAACCCCCGTCTCCAGGGCCACGAAACCTCGGACCTCCGAAGCCGATCCAAGCTCTTCCCTGCGCTCTTGCAGtgccgaataacggccagtc CGAACTTGTTGGCGATTGTAATCCTGTCCCgaggaaagtgcggtctctccaaatgtGTCACTCGATACCTGGTGGGAATGGCAGCGGCCGATCTCCTGGTCGTTATGTCGGATCCGCTGCTGTGGGAGACTGCTGAGATCTATTTTCCCCGATCATTCCTGCGAATGACTCCTGTGTGCAGACTCGATATGTGGTTGGTTTTTGCGATCACTGCTTCCTCAGTCTGGCTGACTGTTGCTTTCACCATCGATCGATTTGTGGCTATTTGCTGTGAGAagttgaaaacaaaatattgcaccgagagaacggcGGCTGTGGTTATCGGGACAGTGAGTGTGCTGGCCTGTTTGGAGACTGTCCCCTGGGGTTTTGCATTCGGACCTGGAGAAATAATTGATGGTGTTCCATGGGATTGTGTTTATACACCGAGCTACAAAACCTCACCCGCATGGTTGATATTCGTGATATTTCATCGCATTTTAGTCCCTTGTCTCCCATTCATTCTGATTTTGCTGTTCAATATTTTGACTGTCAAGCGGATTCTAGCGGCCAGTCGAGCCCGCAGGGGGCTCCGGGGACAAAAGAGTGGAGAGAATGACAAGGACCGGGAGATGGAGAACCGACGCAAATCCATCGTTTTGCTCTTCAGCATAACCGCTAGTTTCATATTGCTATGGGGAACATATGTGGTATTTTTTATCTATAGACGGATTTCAATGAGTTATGTTGATTCGGTCACGGATCCCCGATACATCGCAGACCGCACATCGGCAATGCTGCAGATTCTCAGCtcctgcaccaacacgtgtatttACGCCCTGACTCAGAGTAAATTCCGAGAGGAACTAAAGAGTGCGGTGCAATACCCACTGAATCGGATTTTGAAATTCATGAAACGTTAG